In Camelus bactrianus isolate YW-2024 breed Bactrian camel chromosome 18, ASM4877302v1, whole genome shotgun sequence, one DNA window encodes the following:
- the GDPD3 gene encoding lysophospholipase D GDPD3 isoform X2 codes for MSPLLYYALPTLGSYVMLSIFFLRRPRLLHTPWFRAFCPRLGAHRGGSGERLENTMEAMENSMTQRADLLELDCQLTRDGVVVVSHDKNLSRQSGVNRDIGSLDFEELPLLKEELEVYFSPGHFTHGSDRHMVRLEDVFRRFPRTPISVEIKEENEELIYKTADLVRNFDRNEITIWASGKSSIMKKCKAANPEMPTSLTLSRGLWVLLLYYLGLLPFISIPEKFLICFLPTIINRTYFPFPCSGLNQLAAVVSKWLIMRKSLIQHLEQRGVQVIFWCLNEESDFKAAFDLGATGIITDYPTALRRYLDNHGPPAPSY; via the exons ATGAGCCCTCTGCTATACTatgccctgcccaccctgggcaGCTATGTCATGCTCTCCATCTTCTTCCTACGCCGGCCTCGCCTGCTGCACACCCCGTGGTTTCGAGCCTTCTGTCCCCGCCTGGGGGCCCACCGGGGAG GATCTGGAGAGCGCCTGGAGAACACCATGGAGGCCATGGAGAA CTCCATGACCCAGAGAGCTGACCTCCTGGAGCTTGACTGCCAGCTGACTCGGGATGGCGTTGTGGTAGTGTCACACGACAAGAACCTGTCCCGCCAGTCTGGCGTGAACAGGGATATTGGCAGCCTGGACTTTGAG GAGCTGCCCCTCCTCAAGGAAGAGCTGGAGGTTTACTTCTCACCAG GCCACTTCACACATGGGTCAGACCGGCACATGGTGCGTCTGGAGGACGTGTTCCGGAGGTTTCCGAGGACGCCCATTAGCGtggaaatcaaagaggaaaatgaagagcTCATTTACAAG acAGCAGACCTGGTGAGGAACTTTGACCGCAATGAAATCACCATCTGGGCCTCAGGGAAGAGCTCAATTATGAAGAAGTGCAAGGCTGCT AACCCTGAGATGCCCACCTCCCTCACATTAAGCCGAGGACTCTGGGTGCTGCTGCTCTATTACCTGGGGCTGCTGCCCTTCATCTCCATCCCCGAGAAGTTCCTCATCTGCTTCCTGCCCACTATCATCAACAG GACCTACTTCCCATTTCCCTGTTCTGGGCTGAATCAGCTGGCAGCTGTGGTTTCCAAATG gctcATCATGAGGAAAAGTCTGATCCAACACCTGGAGCAGCGAGGGGTACAG GTGATATTTTGGTGCCTTAATGAAGAGTCAGATTTTAAAGCAGCCTTCGACCTGGGGGCCACTGGCATCATAACTGATTACCCAACAGCCCTGAGGCGCTACCTGGACAACCATGGACCACCTGCCCCATCCTACTAA
- the GDPD3 gene encoding lysophospholipase D GDPD3 isoform X1 produces the protein MSCSPSSSYAGLACCTPRGFEPSVPAWGPTGEDLESAWRTPWRPWRSESTCPAKLPGKVVPAVCGMTLKGAIYLLVWVTGAPGRCAVHSLHIRPELPHVPLKRPTILPSGPSLSVPHPLTDLHSHSSMTQRADLLELDCQLTRDGVVVVSHDKNLSRQSGVNRDIGSLDFEELPLLKEELEVYFSPGHFTHGSDRHMVRLEDVFRRFPRTPISVEIKEENEELIYKTADLVRNFDRNEITIWASGKSSIMKKCKAANPEMPTSLTLSRGLWVLLLYYLGLLPFISIPEKFLICFLPTIINRTYFPFPCSGLNQLAAVVSKWLIMRKSLIQHLEQRGVQVIFWCLNEESDFKAAFDLGATGIITDYPTALRRYLDNHGPPAPSY, from the exons ATGTCATGCTCTCCATCTTCTTCCTACGCCGGCCTCGCCTGCTGCACACCCCGTGGTTTCGAGCCTTCTGTCCCCGCCTGGGGGCCCACCGGGGAG GATCTGGAGAGCGCCTGGAGAACACCATGGAGGCCATGGAGAAGTGAGTCCACCTGCCCGGCCAAGCTGCCGGGTAAGGTTGTGCCAGCTGTGTGCGGCATGACACTAAAGGGTGCCATTTACCTTCTGGTCTGGGTGACCGGAGCCCCCGGGAGGtgtgcagtgcacagcctgcACATCCGGCCTGAACTGCCCCATGTTCCCCTGAAACGCCCCACCATCCTGCCTTCTGGCCCATCCCTATCTGTCCCCCATCCCCTCACTGATCTTCACTCCCATAGCTCCATGACCCAGAGAGCTGACCTCCTGGAGCTTGACTGCCAGCTGACTCGGGATGGCGTTGTGGTAGTGTCACACGACAAGAACCTGTCCCGCCAGTCTGGCGTGAACAGGGATATTGGCAGCCTGGACTTTGAG GAGCTGCCCCTCCTCAAGGAAGAGCTGGAGGTTTACTTCTCACCAG GCCACTTCACACATGGGTCAGACCGGCACATGGTGCGTCTGGAGGACGTGTTCCGGAGGTTTCCGAGGACGCCCATTAGCGtggaaatcaaagaggaaaatgaagagcTCATTTACAAG acAGCAGACCTGGTGAGGAACTTTGACCGCAATGAAATCACCATCTGGGCCTCAGGGAAGAGCTCAATTATGAAGAAGTGCAAGGCTGCT AACCCTGAGATGCCCACCTCCCTCACATTAAGCCGAGGACTCTGGGTGCTGCTGCTCTATTACCTGGGGCTGCTGCCCTTCATCTCCATCCCCGAGAAGTTCCTCATCTGCTTCCTGCCCACTATCATCAACAG GACCTACTTCCCATTTCCCTGTTCTGGGCTGAATCAGCTGGCAGCTGTGGTTTCCAAATG gctcATCATGAGGAAAAGTCTGATCCAACACCTGGAGCAGCGAGGGGTACAG GTGATATTTTGGTGCCTTAATGAAGAGTCAGATTTTAAAGCAGCCTTCGACCTGGGGGCCACTGGCATCATAACTGATTACCCAACAGCCCTGAGGCGCTACCTGGACAACCATGGACCACCTGCCCCATCCTACTAA
- the GDPD3 gene encoding lysophospholipase D GDPD3 isoform X5 has protein sequence MWNKEEAVQTGSGERLENTMEAMENSMTQRADLLELDCQLTRDGVVVVSHDKNLSRQSGVNRDIGSLDFEELPLLKEELEVYFSPGHFTHGSDRHMVRLEDVFRRFPRTPISVEIKEENEELIYKTADLVRNFDRNEITIWASGKSSIMKKCKAANPEMPTSLTLSRGLWVLLLYYLGLLPFISIPEKFLICFLPTIINRTYFPFPCSGLNQLAAVVSKWLIMRKSLIQHLEQRGVQVIFWCLNEESDFKAAFDLGATGIITDYPTALRRYLDNHGPPAPSY, from the exons ATGTGGAACAAGGAAGAGGCCGTTCAAACTG GATCTGGAGAGCGCCTGGAGAACACCATGGAGGCCATGGAGAA CTCCATGACCCAGAGAGCTGACCTCCTGGAGCTTGACTGCCAGCTGACTCGGGATGGCGTTGTGGTAGTGTCACACGACAAGAACCTGTCCCGCCAGTCTGGCGTGAACAGGGATATTGGCAGCCTGGACTTTGAG GAGCTGCCCCTCCTCAAGGAAGAGCTGGAGGTTTACTTCTCACCAG GCCACTTCACACATGGGTCAGACCGGCACATGGTGCGTCTGGAGGACGTGTTCCGGAGGTTTCCGAGGACGCCCATTAGCGtggaaatcaaagaggaaaatgaagagcTCATTTACAAG acAGCAGACCTGGTGAGGAACTTTGACCGCAATGAAATCACCATCTGGGCCTCAGGGAAGAGCTCAATTATGAAGAAGTGCAAGGCTGCT AACCCTGAGATGCCCACCTCCCTCACATTAAGCCGAGGACTCTGGGTGCTGCTGCTCTATTACCTGGGGCTGCTGCCCTTCATCTCCATCCCCGAGAAGTTCCTCATCTGCTTCCTGCCCACTATCATCAACAG GACCTACTTCCCATTTCCCTGTTCTGGGCTGAATCAGCTGGCAGCTGTGGTTTCCAAATG gctcATCATGAGGAAAAGTCTGATCCAACACCTGGAGCAGCGAGGGGTACAG GTGATATTTTGGTGCCTTAATGAAGAGTCAGATTTTAAAGCAGCCTTCGACCTGGGGGCCACTGGCATCATAACTGATTACCCAACAGCCCTGAGGCGCTACCTGGACAACCATGGACCACCTGCCCCATCCTACTAA
- the GDPD3 gene encoding lysophospholipase D GDPD3 isoform X3 yields the protein MTLKGAIYLLVWVTGAPGRCAVHSLHIRPELPHVPLKRPTILPSGPSLSVPHPLTDLHSHSSMTQRADLLELDCQLTRDGVVVVSHDKNLSRQSGVNRDIGSLDFEELPLLKEELEVYFSPGHFTHGSDRHMVRLEDVFRRFPRTPISVEIKEENEELIYKTADLVRNFDRNEITIWASGKSSIMKKCKAANPEMPTSLTLSRGLWVLLLYYLGLLPFISIPEKFLICFLPTIINRTYFPFPCSGLNQLAAVVSKWLIMRKSLIQHLEQRGVQVIFWCLNEESDFKAAFDLGATGIITDYPTALRRYLDNHGPPAPSY from the exons ATGACACTAAAGGGTGCCATTTACCTTCTGGTCTGGGTGACCGGAGCCCCCGGGAGGtgtgcagtgcacagcctgcACATCCGGCCTGAACTGCCCCATGTTCCCCTGAAACGCCCCACCATCCTGCCTTCTGGCCCATCCCTATCTGTCCCCCATCCCCTCACTGATCTTCACTCCCATAGCTCCATGACCCAGAGAGCTGACCTCCTGGAGCTTGACTGCCAGCTGACTCGGGATGGCGTTGTGGTAGTGTCACACGACAAGAACCTGTCCCGCCAGTCTGGCGTGAACAGGGATATTGGCAGCCTGGACTTTGAG GAGCTGCCCCTCCTCAAGGAAGAGCTGGAGGTTTACTTCTCACCAG GCCACTTCACACATGGGTCAGACCGGCACATGGTGCGTCTGGAGGACGTGTTCCGGAGGTTTCCGAGGACGCCCATTAGCGtggaaatcaaagaggaaaatgaagagcTCATTTACAAG acAGCAGACCTGGTGAGGAACTTTGACCGCAATGAAATCACCATCTGGGCCTCAGGGAAGAGCTCAATTATGAAGAAGTGCAAGGCTGCT AACCCTGAGATGCCCACCTCCCTCACATTAAGCCGAGGACTCTGGGTGCTGCTGCTCTATTACCTGGGGCTGCTGCCCTTCATCTCCATCCCCGAGAAGTTCCTCATCTGCTTCCTGCCCACTATCATCAACAG GACCTACTTCCCATTTCCCTGTTCTGGGCTGAATCAGCTGGCAGCTGTGGTTTCCAAATG gctcATCATGAGGAAAAGTCTGATCCAACACCTGGAGCAGCGAGGGGTACAG GTGATATTTTGGTGCCTTAATGAAGAGTCAGATTTTAAAGCAGCCTTCGACCTGGGGGCCACTGGCATCATAACTGATTACCCAACAGCCCTGAGGCGCTACCTGGACAACCATGGACCACCTGCCCCATCCTACTAA
- the GDPD3 gene encoding lysophospholipase D GDPD3 isoform X6 gives MTQRADLLELDCQLTRDGVVVVSHDKNLSRQSGVNRDIGSLDFEELPLLKEELEVYFSPGHFTHGSDRHMVRLEDVFRRFPRTPISVEIKEENEELIYKTADLVRNFDRNEITIWASGKSSIMKKCKAANPEMPTSLTLSRGLWVLLLYYLGLLPFISIPEKFLICFLPTIINRTYFPFPCSGLNQLAAVVSKWLIMRKSLIQHLEQRGVQVIFWCLNEESDFKAAFDLGATGIITDYPTALRRYLDNHGPPAPSY, from the exons ATGACCCAGAGAGCTGACCTCCTGGAGCTTGACTGCCAGCTGACTCGGGATGGCGTTGTGGTAGTGTCACACGACAAGAACCTGTCCCGCCAGTCTGGCGTGAACAGGGATATTGGCAGCCTGGACTTTGAG GAGCTGCCCCTCCTCAAGGAAGAGCTGGAGGTTTACTTCTCACCAG GCCACTTCACACATGGGTCAGACCGGCACATGGTGCGTCTGGAGGACGTGTTCCGGAGGTTTCCGAGGACGCCCATTAGCGtggaaatcaaagaggaaaatgaagagcTCATTTACAAG acAGCAGACCTGGTGAGGAACTTTGACCGCAATGAAATCACCATCTGGGCCTCAGGGAAGAGCTCAATTATGAAGAAGTGCAAGGCTGCT AACCCTGAGATGCCCACCTCCCTCACATTAAGCCGAGGACTCTGGGTGCTGCTGCTCTATTACCTGGGGCTGCTGCCCTTCATCTCCATCCCCGAGAAGTTCCTCATCTGCTTCCTGCCCACTATCATCAACAG GACCTACTTCCCATTTCCCTGTTCTGGGCTGAATCAGCTGGCAGCTGTGGTTTCCAAATG gctcATCATGAGGAAAAGTCTGATCCAACACCTGGAGCAGCGAGGGGTACAG GTGATATTTTGGTGCCTTAATGAAGAGTCAGATTTTAAAGCAGCCTTCGACCTGGGGGCCACTGGCATCATAACTGATTACCCAACAGCCCTGAGGCGCTACCTGGACAACCATGGACCACCTGCCCCATCCTACTAA
- the GDPD3 gene encoding lysophospholipase D GDPD3 isoform X4, with the protein MPCPPWAAMSCSPSSSYAGLACCTPRGFEPSVPAWGPTGELPYTGSGERLENTMEAMENSMTQRADLLELDCQLTRDGVVVVSHDKNLSRQSGVNRDIGSLDFEELPLLKEELEVYFSPGHFTHGSDRHMVRLEDVFRRFPRTPISVEIKEENEELIYKTADLVRNFDRNEITIWASGKSSIMKKCKAANPEMPTSLTLSRGLWVLLLYYLGLLPFISIPEKFLICFLPTIINRTYFPFPCSGLNQLAAVVSKWLIMRKSLIQHLEQRGVQVIFWCLNEESDFKAAFDLGATGIITDYPTALRRYLDNHGPPAPSY; encoded by the exons atgccctgcccaccctgggcaGCTATGTCATGCTCTCCATCTTCTTCCTACGCCGGCCTCGCCTGCTGCACACCCCGTGGTTTCGAGCCTTCTGTCCCCGCCTGGGGGCCCACCGGGGAG CTGCCCTACACAGGATCTGGAGAGCGCCTGGAGAACACCATGGAGGCCATGGAGAA CTCCATGACCCAGAGAGCTGACCTCCTGGAGCTTGACTGCCAGCTGACTCGGGATGGCGTTGTGGTAGTGTCACACGACAAGAACCTGTCCCGCCAGTCTGGCGTGAACAGGGATATTGGCAGCCTGGACTTTGAG GAGCTGCCCCTCCTCAAGGAAGAGCTGGAGGTTTACTTCTCACCAG GCCACTTCACACATGGGTCAGACCGGCACATGGTGCGTCTGGAGGACGTGTTCCGGAGGTTTCCGAGGACGCCCATTAGCGtggaaatcaaagaggaaaatgaagagcTCATTTACAAG acAGCAGACCTGGTGAGGAACTTTGACCGCAATGAAATCACCATCTGGGCCTCAGGGAAGAGCTCAATTATGAAGAAGTGCAAGGCTGCT AACCCTGAGATGCCCACCTCCCTCACATTAAGCCGAGGACTCTGGGTGCTGCTGCTCTATTACCTGGGGCTGCTGCCCTTCATCTCCATCCCCGAGAAGTTCCTCATCTGCTTCCTGCCCACTATCATCAACAG GACCTACTTCCCATTTCCCTGTTCTGGGCTGAATCAGCTGGCAGCTGTGGTTTCCAAATG gctcATCATGAGGAAAAGTCTGATCCAACACCTGGAGCAGCGAGGGGTACAG GTGATATTTTGGTGCCTTAATGAAGAGTCAGATTTTAAAGCAGCCTTCGACCTGGGGGCCACTGGCATCATAACTGATTACCCAACAGCCCTGAGGCGCTACCTGGACAACCATGGACCACCTGCCCCATCCTACTAA
- the MAPK3 gene encoding mitogen-activated protein kinase 3: MAAATAQGGGGGEPQGADGVGPGVPGEVEIVKGQPFDVGPRYTQLQYIGEGAYGMVSSAYDHVRKTRVAIKKISPFEHQTYCQRTLREIQILLRFRHENVIGIRDILRAPTLEAMRDVYIVQDLMETDLYKLLKSQQLSNDHVCYFLYQILRGLKYIHSANVLHRDLKPSNLLINTTCDLKICDFGLARIADPEHDHTGFLTEYVATRWYRAPEIMLNSKGYTKSIDIWSVGCILAEMLSNRPIFPGKHYLDQLNHILGILGSPSQEDLNCIINMKARNYLQSLPTKTKVAWTKLFPKSDSKALDLLDRMLTFNPNKRITVEEALAHPYLEQYYDPTDEPVAEEPFTFDMELDDLPKERLKELIFQETARFQPGVLEGP; encoded by the exons aTGGCGGCGGCGACGGCtcaggggggcgggggcggggagcccCAGGGAGCTGATGGGGTCGGCCCGGGGGTCCCGGGGGAAGTGGAGATAGTGAAGGGTCAGCCGTTCGACGTGGGCCCGCGCTACACGCAGCTGCAGTACATCGGCGAGGGCGCGTACGGCATGGTCAG CTCAGCTTACGACCACGTGCGCAAGACTCGAGTGGCCATCAAGAAAATCAGCCCCTTTGAGCATCAGACCTACTGCCAGCGTACCTTGCGGGAGATCCAGATCTTGCTGCGCTTCCGCCATGAGAACGTCATTGGCATCCGAGACATTCTGCGGGCACCCACCCTGGAAGCCATGAGGGATGT CTACATTGTGCAGGACCTGATGGAGACAGACCTGTACAAGTTGCTCAAAAGCCAGCAGCTGAGCAATGACCACGTCTGCTACTTCCTCTACCAGATCCTGCGAGGCCTCAAGTATATCCATTCAGCCAACGTGCTCCACCGGGACTTAAAGCCCTCCAACCTGCTCATCAACACCACCTGCGACCTTAAG ATCTGTGATTTTGGCCTTGCCCGGATCGCTGATCCTGAGCACGACCACACTGGCTTCCTGACGGAATACGTGGCCACACGCTGGTACCGGGCCCCAGAGATCATGCTTAACTCCAAG gGCTACACCAAGTCCATCGATATCTGGTCTGTGGGCTGCATTCTGGCTGAGATGCTCTCCAACCGGCCCATCTTCCCTGGCAAGCACTACCTGGACCAGCTGAACCACATTCTGG GTATCCTGGGCTCCCCATCCCAGGAGGACCTGAATTGTATCATCAACATGAAGGCCCGAAACTACCTACAGTCTCTGCCCACCAAGACCAAGGTGGCCTGGACCAAGCTTTTCCCCAAGTCGGACTCCAAAG CTCTTGACCTGCTGGACCGCATGTTGACCTTTAACCCCAACAAACGGATCACAGTGGAAGAAGCTCTGGCTCACCCCTACCTGGAGCAGTACTACGACCCAACAGATGAG CCAGTGGCCGAGGAACCTTTCACCTTCGACATGGAGCTGGATGATCTACCCAAGGAGCGGCTGAAGGAGCTCATCTTCCAGGAGACAGCCCGCTTCCAGCCTGGGGTGCTGGAGGGCCCCTAA